TTCAGTCggaaaataatcgaaaaataaatttattattctccaattaaatctgattgaaaaatttcaatcggaaaatgACCCATGTTTTTTCCAATTCAGTCCAATTGAAATTCAATCGGACACTTGGAACACCCGAGTAATTCtggttgaatttttatttccgttTGAATCTAATAAAAAATCCAATTGACTTTCCCTCGCAAttaatcggagtttttaatcagagtattttattatctatttatttcacttatttttaCGATAAGGTTTACTTCACTCCGTGGGTATGATGGCCAGGAAAGGCTATCGATCTACAGAAGATGCAACTGTCGTTGGTTACATCAAAGATGCCGGTGCCATAATTATCGCCAAGACGAATATCCCTGAGCTTAATTTGTGGGTTGAGTCTAGGAATTTGGTGTATGGGCAGTCAAATAATCCATACAATACCACCCGCACTGTAGGTGGAAGTAGCGGTGGAGATGCAGCCATAACAGCCGCATGCGGTATCCCGTTTGCGCTTGGATCAGATATTGGGGGTTCGATACGAATGCCTGCATTTTTCAATGGCGTATTTGGTTTAAAACCCAGCGCAAGTAATTACTCGTCTtatcattagtttttttaatgataataaaattcataattgaattattttaatttatattcaattattttaccaATAGAAGCGACACCATTAAAAGGTATTGGCTTGCGGTCAGTTGATTTCACCGATTCGATGGCTGAAGCTGGACCGATATGCAAACATGCTAAGGATTTACTGCCGTTATTAAAAGTAATGACTAAAAACtctgacttgaaaaaaaatttggatctCCCTGTGGATGTTAAGcagttgaaaatattttatcaagaaTCATTGGGAGATCTTCGTGTCAGCAAAGTAACTGATGATACGCGAAACACATTTAACAAAGTGGtaacacattttaaaaatttgactggatctgtgcaaaaaataaaactaccgGGTTCAGAATATAGCTTTAGACTATGGAGATATTGGATGAGTCAAGAACAAGCTGATTTTAAATCGGATATTATGAACCGAAAGTCGAGAACAAGTGCCactaatgaaattattaatcttGTTACcaataaatcaaatattactttagctgctattttaaaacttattgATGAGGATTTTTTTCCTAAAGATAGTAAATCATGGGCGGACAGTGTTActaataatatgaaaaaatacttaCTGGTGAGTCTATAAATGAAGTAAAAGACCTACCCCAGGTACCCGATTAGAaaactagttccctgatcaggtACTGGTTCCCTGATCAAGTACTAGTTCTCTGGTTGGAtaggtactagttccctgatcaggcATTAGATCTCTGATCGGCAGGGTACGGAAGTTTGTGCTcaacagtaataataaaaaaaaagaattcgcGCAAATTTCTCTATATCAAAATAACAATCGCGAGCAAATCCACGTCTTGCTGCTGgtcttgctaattgtcttgctCATCGTCTTGCTGGAAATCTTGCTAACTGTCTTGCTCATTgacttgctgatggtcttgctcattttcttgctggtgatcttacTAAATGTCTTCCTCATTgccttgctgatggtcttgctaattgtcttgctTATTGTTTTGCTGGTGATCTTACTAACTGTCTTGCTCATtttcttgctgatggtcttgctggtgatcttgctaaCGGTCTTGCTCATTGTCTTGCTAATCATCTTACTAATTATCTTGCTGACTGtcttattgaaattttttttttcataatctcAATTTCGACGTTCTTTTATGACATtcgatatttgaatatatcttttaatttaatttacgtgaaTTTGCCCGCGATCGTCATTTTGATTGAGAGATATTTTCGCGAATGCTTATCTTTTATTCTTATGGCTGAGCACAAACTTCCGTACCCTGCGTGatcaggtactagttccctggtCGGCTTTTAGTTGTCTGATTGGGTAATAGTTCCTTATTGTGtgtgactcaggataaaacacgatttcagactacgGGTGGTGTCATCCAACTTGaccctggtctgaaatcgttatgtttcatcccttgtcacaatatactattattctatgaattcaattaaatacttttttaggAAAAACTTGGAGACGACGGAGTATTATTATTTCCATCATCTCCTTTTTCTGCAAGCTATCACTACTCATACTTTTTTAGACCCTACAATTTTGCGTATTGGgcattatttaatgttttaaaattaccgACTTGTCAAATACCACTCGGATTAGGCGAAGACGGTTTACCCGTTGGAATacaagtaaattattatcatttactatttttattatttattcttgtttcaaaaaatatatatattaattttaaatatttactataatCAGGTCGTTGCTGCTCCATATCACGATCATTTATGTATTGCAGTGGCACAAGAACTTGAAAAATCATTCG
The DNA window shown above is from Microplitis mediator isolate UGA2020A chromosome 1, iyMicMedi2.1, whole genome shotgun sequence and carries:
- the LOC130672078 gene encoding fatty-acid amide hydrolase 2-like; this translates as MCTFTSQKEESNSLLKQLKKLLASFLCCFIVQVHCIFDSIINFIFRIYYHGKDKKVSPIDDKLLLESAVDLAEKIRKKQISSELVVSTFIERCKKVNGLLNVIVDERYDQAIEEAKNVDKILASDIDVDKLKLEKPFLGVPFTTKESNEAQGLLHSVGMMARKGYRSTEDATVVGYIKDAGAIIIAKTNIPELNLWVESRNLVYGQSNNPYNTTRTVGGSSGGDAAITAACGIPFALGSDIGGSIRMPAFFNGVFGLKPSAKATPLKGIGLRSVDFTDSMAEAGPICKHAKDLLPLLKVMTKNSDLKKNLDLPVDVKQLKIFYQESLGDLRVSKVTDDTRNTFNKVVTHFKNLTGSVQKIKLPGSEYSFRLWRYWMSQEQADFKSDIMNRKSRTSATNEIINLVTNKSNITLAAILKLIDEDFFPKDSKSWADSVTNNMKKYLLEKLGDDGVLLFPSSPFSASYHYSYFFRPYNFAYWALFNVLKLPTCQIPLGLGEDGLPVGIQVVAAPYHDHLCIAVAQELEKSFGGWVPPS